In Cydia fagiglandana chromosome 16, ilCydFagi1.1, whole genome shotgun sequence, the following are encoded in one genomic region:
- the LOC134671764 gene encoding BOS complex subunit ncln: MWLDEADGLTEIFKGYLPYYLLVALPIFIIMSPVNPVAASHEFSVYRMQQYDLHTIPHGCRSASFNLEGRSLTSWSTSRHCVVARIQDVSIEQFLEIRNKAGALLLVLPKNDTVLSAEEKEHIQLLEMAMVQDEISAPVYFAEWSPAFEDILRDLQHSFITDDKSGTALEAMLNTVSSNGYQIVVSAPVPAKLDSKPVTLHGKLVGRSGSAQTIIISAHYDSSGLVPELSVGADSNASGAVAVLELARIFSRLYASPAVRGAPSLLFVLSSAGHALNYVATKKWLEEQLDSTDASLLQDVSFAMCLDSISSSPGLTMHVSKPPRAGGAAHALQTRLGAPVTHKKINLADELLAWPHERFSIRRMTAFTLSSLQSHKEPARSTVLDTPSEPALHNLVSNIAATARALASHVYNLTGDAALYDDALNVDEASVRHWYKYLSSQSRAPQIVTTSPPSAGVTGALERALSRYLDVTVSVHAVDKREPEYTLYSPTRAVLYVYSVKPAVFDLILTLAIIAYLTVVYFAIQLFPRFYEEYAKVVTGKAKVH, translated from the exons ATGTGGCTAGACGAAGCTGACGGCCTGACGGAGATATTTAAAGGCTATTTGCCTTACTATTTGCTTGTAGCCCTCCCTATTTTTATCATCATGTCTCCAGTGAACCCGGTTGCTGCTTCTCACGAATTTTCGGTGTACAGGATGCAGCAATACGACTTGCATACGATTCCCCACG GCTGCCGCAGTGCCAGTTTCAACCTAGAAGGCCGCTCGCTGACATCATGGAGCACATCCCGCCACTGTGTGGTGGCTCGCATCCAAGATGTCAGCATTGAACAGTTCCTGGAGATTAGGAACAAGGCTGGTGCACTCCTGCTGGTGCTGCCAAAGAATGATACAGTGCTCAGTGCGGAGGAGAAGGAG CACATCCAGCTCCTAGAAATGGCGATGGTGCAGGACGAGATCAGCGCGCCCGTCTACTTCGCTGAATGGTCTCCGGCGTTCGAGGACATCCTGCGAGACCTGCAGCACAGCTTCATCACCGACGACAAGTCAGGCACGGCGCTCGAGGCCATGCTGAATACCGTGTCGTCTAACGGGTACCAGATTG TGGTGTCAGCCCCGGTGCCGGCGAAGCTTGACTCCAAACCGGTGACTCTTCACGGGAAGCTGGTTGGCCGCTCCGGTTCCGCACAGACCATCATCATTTCAGCACACTATGACTCCTCAGGCTTGGTGCCC GAGCTGTCCGTAGGGGCTGACTCTAACGCCTCAGGTGCCGTAGCGGTACTAGAACTGGCCCGCATATTCTCACGACTGTACGCGTCGCCCGCCGTACGCGGCGCGCCATCTTTGCTCTTCGTACTGTCTTCGGCCGGACATGCACTAAACTATGTCGCTACTAAGAAGTGGTTGGAAGAACAGTTGGATTCTACTGACGCTTCGTTGCTACAG GATGTATCGTTCGCCATGTGCCTGGACTCCATCTCGTCATCCCCTGGCCTCACGATGCACGTGTCGAAGCCCCCGCGGGCCGGGGGCGCGGCGCACGCGCTGCAGACCAGGCTCGGGGCCCCCGTCACGCATAAGAAGATCAACTTGGCCGATGAGCTGTTGGCTTGGCCCCATGAGAGATTCAGTATTAGGAGGATGACCGCTTTCACGCTAAGTAGCTTACAG AGCCACAAAGAGCCAGCGCGCAGCACAGTACTGGACACACCCTCGGAGCCCGCCCTACACAACCTGGTGTCCAACATCGCGGCGACTGCCCGCGCACTCGCATCGCACGTCTACAACCTCACTGGGGACGCCGCGCTGTATGACGACGCTCTG AACGTAGACGAAGCGTCGGTGAGACATTGGTACAAGTATCTATCGTCGCAGTCGAGAGCGCCGCAGATCGTCACCACTTCTCCTCCTAGCGCCG GTGTGACAGGCGCGTTAGAGCGCGCGTTATCACGGTACTTGGACGTGACAGTGAGCGTGCACGCGGTGGACAAGCGTGAGCCGGAGTACACGCTATACTCGCCCACGCGAGCGGTGCTCTACGTGTACAG TGTAAAACCAGCGGTATTCGACCTGATCCTGACCCTGGCCATCATCGCGTACCTTACCGTCGTCTACTTCGCCATCCAGCTGTTCCCGCGGTTCTATGAGGAGTACGCTAAGGTCGTCACCGGGAAAGCCAAAGTACATTAG
- the LOC134672273 gene encoding uncharacterized protein LOC134672273, with the protein MPLEVKVAEQQLGDFLKLRCLLSFSGSEPQEFSSNDYIVNDLAIVKLYIKDSPKSLLCKILARAKYRKVKVKVSCQDMDEPFYGEWICINSWKQIGCRQNCDISLDNVYTCLFNVTISASKVEESYHMKLYNDVDFTDFILSAGDGSVAVHRAHLAAHSDVFQAMLTKEWKETTEGRIQIEGVSLKTLQHFKEFIYLHTLPDGDGLKSLLLLASYYLIDDLKAECISKLALNCKSEDWKGLLEFATKNQIFELVSAMMIVSPAMTTKCELKAPVREESEN; encoded by the exons ATGCCATTGGAAGT AAAAGTTGCAGAACAACAACTAGGTGACTTCTTGAAACTTAGATGCTTACTTAGTTTTTCTGGAAGCGAACCTCAGGAATTTTCCAGTAATGATTATATTGTCAATGACTTGGCTATTGTGAAATTGTATATCAAAGACTCACCTAAATCACTTTTGTGCAAAATACTTGCAAGAGCCAAATATCGCAAGGTCAAAGTTAAAGTATCTTGTCAAGATATGGATGAACCATTTTATGGTGAATGGATCTGTATTAATTCTTGGAAACAAATTGGTTGTAGGCAGAATTGTGACATATCTTTAGATAATGTGTATACATGCTTATTCAACGTTACCATTTCCGCAAGCAAGGTTGAAGAGTCCTATCACATGAAACTTTATAATGATGTTGATTTTACTGACTTCATCTTGAGTGCCGGCGATGGGAGTGTGGCAGTCCACCGGGCTCACCTGGCAGCCCACAGCGATGTGTTCCAAGCAATGCTTACCAAAGAGTGGAAGGAGACAACTGAAGGCCGCATTCAGATTGAGGGAGTCTCTCTGAAGACCCTCCAGCACTTTAAGGAGTTTATCTACCTTCACACTCTCCCGGATGGTGATGGACTTAAGTCTTTACTCTTGCTAGCATCATATTACTTAATAGACGATCTTAAGGCAGAATGCATATCTAAGCTGGCTCTAAACTGTAAATCGGAAGATTGGAAAGGCCTTCTAGAATTTGCCACCAAGAACCAAATATTTGAATTAGTAAGTGCTATGATGATAGTTAGCCCAGCAATGACCACCAAATGTGAACTAAAGGCACCAGTGAGAGAAGAAAGTGAGAATTAA
- the LOC134671766 gene encoding Bardet-Biedl syndrome 4 protein homolog has product MRRPSVFVAKDPEKEFRYGSRNWLLHARYVRGEHAMCLDLADDLQKKADNTHRYAHYVKGLVYADAGRHQEALERFHSCIRLQPSDPEPLKQVAKSLSCQGRYQLSLEAYLEADKLTKHPDSDIYCALAECASNLGQIERGVEWARAAVQAGGGERAGALLARLLLASGDAVGASAAYDQAIATHACGADTLAAAGALRLRAGAPREAFQLLGAALAQQPSQHAAALALAAMMLQHRDLDAALARLKAALSAHPTCVAAHSNLGLALLAKKKYVAALTCLQRAVWSAPLSARAAHNLGLALLLCRRPASAFCRLATAAALQPRQPYTVLLIGIALERLGDARADAAYARAAALAPGAALVRVNRAARLARAGLAGRAAEEARAVAEILQGEEKPDAQLSSSLATLLALLRDAGVQLSDLPDHLPRGDTPDDLPEDDMTADEV; this is encoded by the exons ATGCGAAGACCTTCAGTTTTTGTCGCAAAAGATCCTGAAAAAG AATTCCGGTATGGATCCCGGAATTGGCTGCTTCACGCGCGCTACGTGCGTGGTGAACACGCGATGTGTCTGGATCTCGCCGACGACCTTCAGAAGAAAGCTGACAACACGCATAGATACGCACATTATGTCAAG GGTCTGGTGTATGCAGACGCAGGGCGGCATCAGGAGGCGCTTGAGAGGTTCCACAGCTGCATCCGGCTTCAGCCGTCAGACCCTGAGCCTTTGAAACAGGTCGCCAAAAGTCT GTCTTGCCAGGGCCGCTATCAACTCTCTCTCGAAGCTTATTTGGAAGCAGATAAGCTGACTAAGCATCCAGATAGCGACATCTACTGCGCTCTAG CGGAATGCGCAAGTAATTTAGGCCAGATAGAGCGGGGAGTGGAATGGGCGCGGGCGGCCGTGCAAGCAGGTGGAGGCGAACGCGCTGGGGCGTTATTGGCGCGTCTGCTTTTGGCGTCAGGAGACGCCGTGGGCGCTTCAGCGGCGTACGATCAGGCTATTGC GACGCACGCTTGTGGCGCCGACACACTTGCCGCTGCGGGAGCGTTACGTCTCCGTGCCGGGGCGCCGCGCGAGGCCTTCCAACTCCTGGGAGCAGCGCTAGCGCAGCAGCCCTCGCAGCACGCTGCTGCCCTGGCACTTGCTGCTATGATGCTGCAGCATCG tGATCTGGACGCGGCGCTAGCCAGACTTAAAGCGGCTCTCTCAGCCCACCCGACATGCGTAGCTGCCCATAGTAACTTGGGCTTAGCTCTACTGGCGAAAAAGAAGTATGTTGCG GCTCTAACATGTCTCCAACGGGCGGTGTGGTCGGCGCCGCTCAGCGCTCGAGCTGCTCACAACTTAGGCCTCGCGCTATTGTTATGCAGACGTCCGGCCTCGGCATTCTGTAGGCTGGCTACAGCGGCGGCATTGCAGCCTAGGCAGCCTTACACG GTTCTTCTAATAGGCATCGCGCTAGAGCGGCTCGGGGACGCTCGCGCGGACGCCGCGTACGCGCGCGCCGCGGCCCTGGCGCCCGGCGCCGCGCTGGTGCGCGTGaaccgcgccgcccgcctcgcGCGCGCCGGGCTCGCCGGCCGGGCTGCGGAGGAGGCGCGCGCCGTGGCCGAGATACTGCAGGGAGAGGAGAAGCCCGACGCACAG TTAAGCAGCTCCCTGGCAACTCTGCTGGCATTGCTCCGCGACGCTGGCGTTCAGCTGTCAGATTTGCCAGACCACCTCCCACGCGGCGACACGCCCGATGACTTGCCGGAAGATGACATGACAGCTGACGAAGTTTAG